One Arthrobacter sp. StoSoilB20 DNA segment encodes these proteins:
- a CDS encoding LpqB family beta-propeller domain-containing protein, which produces MTGPRRRRAFLAVLAVLMVLLASCAQIPRSGPVGKSKDEGAGNPNAPVFFPAAPRAGSSPETVIEDFYMAGSGYEDDYPVARQYLTQAQSVTWKPDKRAIVFREAQVVKSAGENEYLYELDVAYSVDADGVATQFPPGTKETIPLTLEQVEGQWRISKVPDGTAIPEETFKVIYGAFPIYFYDPTFTYAVPDYRWFIKKNTVKSMTSAVLAGPAPYLRGAVVSAFPSGMKLARESVPVVSGSAQVDLSAKELFDASAEDRQRMQNQLALTFRDQPDVINVQLRADQDLVRVEDNGTVLPPVVDKSVPARQIAVSNGDLVRYENNRMTPLPDMQPVSGLGPHSPAESPVSQTAAFLNGDKTTLYAIEPGQPARQLTTRSTLTGPSFSPHDWVWTAGPGANGAAEVVAFKPTGVAPGMAIPNVTLTPAWLSGRTVKDFRVSREGTRALVISQANGKSTVQITGIVRNADGVPKDLTAPITLVSSGSVDQGVWVNSSTVAVMSGSASGTVVPELLSLESGEPQQLAPWDGLTSLSAGNGSEQIYGQSEDGVFQRVGNGWELQLKGPTEPAFPG; this is translated from the coding sequence ATGACCGGGCCAAGGCGCCGGCGGGCGTTTCTTGCGGTTCTTGCTGTCCTGATGGTGCTGCTGGCTTCCTGTGCCCAGATTCCGCGGTCCGGGCCCGTCGGTAAAAGCAAGGACGAAGGTGCGGGCAATCCCAACGCACCGGTCTTCTTTCCTGCTGCCCCGCGTGCGGGATCGAGCCCGGAGACCGTGATCGAGGATTTCTACATGGCCGGCAGCGGGTATGAGGATGACTACCCTGTTGCGCGCCAGTACTTGACCCAGGCACAGTCCGTTACATGGAAACCAGACAAGCGGGCCATTGTTTTCCGTGAAGCACAGGTAGTCAAATCAGCTGGGGAAAATGAGTACCTCTACGAATTGGACGTTGCGTATTCGGTTGACGCCGATGGCGTGGCCACGCAATTCCCGCCGGGTACCAAGGAGACCATTCCGCTGACCCTTGAGCAGGTGGAAGGCCAGTGGCGGATTTCGAAGGTGCCCGACGGTACGGCCATACCGGAAGAAACGTTCAAGGTAATTTATGGGGCATTCCCCATCTACTTCTATGACCCCACGTTTACCTATGCCGTGCCCGACTACCGTTGGTTCATCAAGAAGAACACCGTCAAGTCCATGACTTCAGCGGTGCTTGCAGGGCCGGCTCCGTACCTTCGGGGTGCAGTGGTCAGTGCCTTCCCGTCCGGGATGAAACTCGCACGCGAATCCGTGCCTGTGGTGTCCGGGTCTGCGCAGGTCGATCTCTCCGCCAAGGAACTGTTCGATGCCTCGGCAGAGGACCGCCAGAGGATGCAGAACCAATTGGCTCTGACCTTCCGGGACCAGCCTGATGTCATCAACGTCCAGCTTCGCGCCGATCAGGACCTTGTCCGGGTTGAGGACAACGGAACAGTCTTGCCTCCTGTAGTGGACAAGAGCGTTCCGGCCCGTCAGATAGCTGTCAGCAACGGCGATCTGGTGCGGTATGAAAATAACCGGATGACTCCGCTTCCGGACATGCAACCAGTGTCCGGCCTGGGCCCCCACTCGCCGGCTGAATCGCCTGTTTCCCAAACGGCGGCGTTCCTTAACGGGGACAAGACAACCCTGTATGCGATTGAACCCGGTCAGCCGGCACGCCAGTTGACCACCAGGAGCACTCTCACAGGGCCTTCCTTCAGCCCCCACGATTGGGTTTGGACAGCCGGGCCGGGCGCCAACGGAGCGGCCGAAGTGGTGGCTTTCAAACCCACGGGGGTTGCCCCGGGCATGGCCATTCCCAATGTCACCTTGACTCCGGCTTGGTTGTCCGGACGGACCGTCAAGGACTTCAGGGTTTCCCGGGAAGGGACCCGGGCGCTGGTCATTTCCCAGGCAAACGGCAAGTCAACGGTGCAGATTACCGGAATAGTCCGAAATGCCGACGGCGTTCCCAAGGACCTCACTGCGCCCATCACCTTGGTCAGCAGCGGCTCGGTTGACCAGGGTGTCTGGGTTAACAGTTCAACAGTGGCCGTGATGTCTGGATCGGCCAGTGGAACCGTGGTCCCTGAACTGCTTTCGCTGGAGTCGGGCGAACCACAACAGTTGGCTCCGTGGGACGGCTTGACCAGCCTCAGCGCCGGCAATGGCTCGGAGCAGATTTACGGTCAATCCGAGGACGGCGTGTTCCAACGGGTAGGAAACGGCTGGGAACTCCAGCTTAAAGGACCTACGGAGCCCGCTTTCCCCGGCTGA
- the mtrB gene encoding MtrAB system histidine kinase MtrB has translation MVSDIKQVPESPAGKAGMAEGDLGTKGPEAAGVDHSTPALPPTPEATGESSSGGPDQPDPKQPGRNTRTLPWLLSRARIWTRRGLILVLRVSRLVSIGVRQIKPGLRYLWRSVLRRWRRSLEFRTVLTTLLLAVTSFAIVGAYLSNQIANNLFQERLAQAESETRYNVKQVQDTFDGAQVTDQSSVITLVYDTLTAVEGRGSVIQRRYVFEAKPEQTKPRNRWVESRASDQLTVRVIPPELRKAVQEGGKQQFWASTQFPVGNEDRPGIAVGNLVTFNGTSYELYLIYDLNTAQQTLDEIQNVLWAGGAALVLMIGAIAWYVTRNVVSPVSHAAVVSEKLAAGQLQERMVVKGEDEVARLGASFNHMAASLQEQITQLATLSQMQQRFVSDVSHELRTPLTTVRMAAEVLFDARDDFDPMNKRSAELLYHQVERFQSLLSDLLEISRFDAGAAVLDAEPQDIFQVISHVMEGAAPVAAEYGSEVRLNARQKSIVVEMDSRRIDRILRNLLLNALEHGEGKPIHISVAANHEAVAVSVRDHGIGMTQAEAARVFDRFWRADPARARTTGGSGLGLSIAAEDTKLHNGWLQAWGRKGSGSNFRLTLPLRQGGTIVKSPLQLEPADIEFPGTGSANERHMLILDADSGAGLQRQRPDAAKSAPDDQAGREA, from the coding sequence GTGGTGTCGGATATAAAGCAGGTTCCTGAGTCCCCGGCCGGCAAAGCCGGCATGGCAGAAGGAGACCTCGGGACCAAGGGTCCAGAGGCGGCCGGAGTCGACCATTCGACCCCGGCCTTGCCACCGACCCCCGAAGCGACTGGCGAATCGTCCTCCGGAGGCCCCGATCAACCGGACCCGAAGCAGCCGGGCCGGAATACCCGCACCTTGCCATGGCTCCTTTCCCGCGCACGGATCTGGACACGGCGCGGACTGATCCTTGTTTTGCGGGTCTCACGCCTTGTGTCCATTGGAGTCCGGCAGATCAAACCTGGGCTTCGCTACCTTTGGCGCTCGGTGCTGCGCCGGTGGCGGCGGTCCCTTGAGTTCCGTACCGTCCTGACCACCCTTCTACTGGCCGTGACATCCTTTGCGATAGTGGGCGCCTACCTGTCCAACCAAATTGCCAACAACCTTTTCCAGGAGCGGCTCGCCCAGGCAGAGTCGGAGACCCGATACAACGTCAAACAGGTCCAGGACACGTTCGACGGCGCGCAGGTCACCGATCAGTCCAGCGTCATTACGTTGGTCTATGACACCCTGACGGCCGTGGAGGGCCGGGGTTCGGTCATCCAACGGCGCTACGTGTTCGAAGCAAAGCCAGAGCAGACAAAACCCCGTAACCGCTGGGTCGAGTCGCGCGCTTCGGACCAGTTGACGGTCCGGGTCATACCTCCCGAGCTCCGGAAAGCCGTGCAGGAGGGTGGCAAGCAGCAGTTTTGGGCCTCCACGCAGTTCCCTGTAGGCAATGAGGACCGCCCGGGCATCGCCGTCGGAAACCTGGTGACGTTCAACGGCACCTCCTATGAGCTCTACCTGATTTACGACCTCAACACTGCCCAGCAAACGTTGGACGAAATCCAGAACGTGCTCTGGGCCGGTGGAGCTGCACTGGTCCTGATGATCGGGGCGATCGCCTGGTACGTGACGCGCAACGTGGTCAGTCCTGTGAGCCACGCTGCGGTGGTCTCCGAAAAGCTCGCGGCCGGCCAGCTCCAGGAGCGCATGGTGGTCAAGGGCGAGGACGAGGTAGCGAGGTTGGGCGCTTCCTTCAACCACATGGCTGCCAGCCTCCAGGAGCAAATCACCCAGCTGGCCACTTTGTCGCAAATGCAGCAGAGATTCGTTTCCGACGTCTCGCATGAGCTTCGTACCCCGCTGACCACTGTCCGGATGGCTGCCGAAGTGCTCTTTGACGCCCGTGATGACTTTGATCCCATGAACAAGAGGTCAGCCGAACTGCTCTACCACCAGGTTGAGCGGTTCCAGTCCCTGCTCTCGGATTTGTTGGAAATCTCCCGCTTCGACGCCGGGGCAGCAGTCCTGGATGCAGAACCCCAGGACATCTTCCAGGTGATCTCCCATGTCATGGAAGGTGCGGCACCTGTTGCAGCAGAATACGGCTCCGAGGTCCGGCTGAATGCCCGGCAAAAGAGCATCGTGGTGGAGATGGACTCCCGGCGGATCGACCGGATCCTTCGCAATTTGTTGCTGAACGCCCTGGAACATGGGGAAGGGAAACCGATCCACATCTCAGTTGCAGCCAACCATGAGGCCGTTGCAGTGTCGGTCCGGGACCACGGCATCGGGATGACCCAGGCAGAAGCAGCCAGGGTGTTCGATCGTTTCTGGCGGGCCGACCCCGCCCGTGCCCGTACCACCGGAGGCAGTGGCCTGGGCCTGTCCATTGCCGCAGAGGACACCAAACTGCACAATGGTTGGCTTCAGGCGTGGGGCCGCAAGGGATCGGGTTCGAACTTCCGGCTGACACTTCCCCTCCGGCAGGGAGGCACCATTGTGAAGTCTCCGCTTCAGCTTGAACCGGCCGATATTGAATTCCCCGGGACCGGGAGCGCGAACGAGCGGCACATGCTCATTCTGGACGCGGACTCCGGAGCAGGCCTGCAGCGCCAGCGCCCGGACGCCGCGAAGTCTGCTCCTGACGATCAAGCGGGGAGGGAGGCGTGA
- the mtrA gene encoding MtrAB system response regulator MtrA, producing the protein MKARILVVDDDEALAEMIGIVLRNDGFEPVFCADGGQALEIFRSSKPDLVLLDLMLPGSDGIEVCRQIRGESDVPIVMLTAKSDTSDVVRGLESGADDYVPKPFKPAELVARVRARLRPGDQKAPETLRIADVTIDVAGHLVTRGGDRISLTPLEFDLLVALARKPWQVFTRELLLEQVWGYRHAADTRLVNVHVQRLRSKIERDPEAPEVVLTVRGVGYKAGS; encoded by the coding sequence ATGAAGGCACGCATTCTGGTAGTTGACGACGACGAAGCACTCGCAGAGATGATTGGCATCGTCCTGCGCAATGATGGTTTCGAGCCGGTGTTCTGCGCAGACGGTGGCCAGGCGTTGGAGATCTTCCGCTCTTCCAAGCCGGACCTTGTGCTGCTGGACCTGATGCTGCCCGGATCCGACGGCATCGAAGTCTGTCGCCAGATCCGCGGTGAATCCGATGTGCCCATCGTTATGCTGACGGCAAAGTCCGATACTTCCGATGTGGTCCGGGGACTGGAGTCCGGAGCCGACGATTACGTGCCCAAGCCCTTCAAGCCGGCTGAACTGGTGGCGCGGGTCCGTGCGCGACTCCGTCCCGGCGACCAGAAGGCCCCCGAAACGCTGCGCATCGCCGACGTCACCATAGACGTCGCAGGCCACCTGGTCACCCGCGGCGGCGACCGGATTTCGCTCACCCCCCTGGAGTTCGACCTCCTGGTGGCACTGGCGCGCAAACCCTGGCAGGTTTTCACCCGGGAGTTGCTCCTCGAACAAGTTTGGGGCTACCGGCACGCCGCGGACACGCGCCTGGTCAACGTCCACGTCCAGCGCCTGAGGTCCAAGATCGAACGCGACCCGGAGGCGCCCGAGGTCGTTTTGACGGTGCGTGGTGTCGGATATAAAGCAGGTTCCTGA
- a CDS encoding glycerophosphoryl diester phosphodiesterase membrane domain-containing protein: MFGSALIVQAIGAVLIGIVTLGMFQLTMSFESVNSEADFNEAMGPFLAIMASTLGVSVLIGFLGSVLQGVLVVPVARSVLNRRTGFKQMWKLAGRRILPLLGVAVLLTLGGLLAAAAVVGIAVLLFTAMGPGALLVVLPLGLGSVVLFVWIGLKLMLAPAAIVVERTGVYDGLLRSWQLTKNNWWRIFGITLVVAIMVGIIAQIVQIPASLAATAVGGVVNPHPDAEAIASSLVVTTVISSAIGALVGSVTFAFQASVFALIYMDLRMRRDGLDVELMRLMETGDDPEGIPGSPSVLGPHSGASTRNQGWPSQGTQPPAAPPGPWPSQGTQPPAAPPGPWPPQGTQPPAAPPGPWPPQGTQPPAAPPGPWPPQGGQPPAAPPGPWPPA; the protein is encoded by the coding sequence ATGTTCGGTTCTGCGCTTATTGTGCAGGCCATCGGTGCCGTGCTCATTGGGATTGTCACGCTGGGAATGTTCCAGCTGACCATGTCCTTTGAATCAGTCAACTCAGAGGCTGACTTCAACGAGGCCATGGGCCCCTTCCTCGCCATCATGGCGAGCACGTTGGGTGTCTCGGTCCTGATCGGTTTTCTTGGTTCGGTACTCCAAGGCGTCCTGGTGGTGCCCGTGGCGCGCTCGGTCCTGAACCGGCGGACGGGTTTCAAGCAGATGTGGAAGTTGGCCGGCAGGAGAATCCTGCCGCTGTTGGGTGTCGCAGTCCTCCTGACCCTCGGCGGGCTGCTCGCCGCCGCCGCAGTGGTGGGTATTGCCGTTCTGCTCTTCACTGCCATGGGGCCCGGGGCTTTGCTGGTTGTCCTGCCTCTTGGGCTTGGGTCGGTGGTCTTGTTCGTCTGGATCGGGCTGAAGTTGATGCTGGCGCCCGCCGCGATCGTCGTTGAGCGGACAGGTGTCTACGACGGACTCCTGAGGTCCTGGCAGCTGACCAAAAACAACTGGTGGCGGATCTTCGGCATCACCTTGGTGGTGGCGATCATGGTGGGCATCATTGCCCAGATCGTCCAGATCCCCGCGTCCTTGGCAGCTACGGCTGTTGGCGGGGTAGTCAATCCCCACCCCGACGCCGAGGCAATAGCCTCCAGCCTGGTGGTCACCACTGTGATTTCCTCAGCCATCGGTGCGCTTGTGGGGTCTGTGACGTTTGCTTTCCAGGCCTCCGTGTTCGCCTTGATCTACATGGATCTGCGCATGCGCCGTGATGGTTTGGATGTTGAGCTTATGAGGCTGATGGAAACCGGAGACGATCCCGAGGGAATCCCTGGCAGTCCGTCGGTCCTGGGTCCTCACTCCGGCGCTTCGACCCGGAATCAAGGCTGGCCGTCCCAGGGCACACAGCCCCCTGCCGCGCCTCCCGGGCCCTGGCCGTCCCAGGGCACACAGCCCCCTGCCGCGCCTCCCGGGCCCTGGCCGCCGCAGGGCACACAGCCCCCTGCCGCGCCTCCCGGGCCCTGGCCGCCGCAGGGCACACAGCCCCCTGCCGCGCCTCCCGGGCCCTGGCCGCCGCAGGGCGGACAGCCCCCTGCCGCGCCTCCCGGGCCGTGGCCGCCGGCATGA
- a CDS encoding DUF4129 domain-containing protein yields the protein MRTIPLQPTMWAAQEPPVTPDREEARRWAAEELSKPQYPDAQPGWLDQWWRDFLDWLSSLEGDASGQGPDLAVPLMIALALALIIAAVIVVRPRLNARRKAAGSDIYGGDSSLDSEGYRKRAATAADDGDWPSAVVDQFRAIVRSAEEREIVDARPGRTADEAATQLGQVFGTAQSRLDAAALLFDAVRYGEQGATAPDYESVRRLDADLLDMKPDFAGQAHAGFAVPR from the coding sequence ATGAGGACTATTCCACTGCAACCCACCATGTGGGCGGCCCAGGAGCCGCCCGTGACACCGGACCGTGAAGAGGCGCGGCGATGGGCGGCCGAGGAACTCTCGAAACCCCAATACCCGGACGCGCAACCCGGTTGGCTGGACCAATGGTGGCGCGACTTCCTCGACTGGTTGTCGTCCCTGGAAGGCGACGCATCGGGTCAAGGACCGGATCTTGCAGTTCCGCTCATGATCGCGTTGGCCCTTGCACTCATCATTGCTGCGGTCATCGTGGTCCGGCCCCGACTGAACGCCCGCCGAAAAGCCGCTGGATCGGACATCTACGGCGGTGACAGCAGCCTGGACTCGGAGGGCTACAGGAAGCGCGCGGCAACCGCAGCCGACGACGGCGACTGGCCGTCCGCCGTCGTCGACCAGTTCAGGGCGATTGTCCGCTCCGCCGAAGAGCGGGAGATCGTTGATGCCCGTCCCGGGCGGACCGCTGACGAAGCGGCAACCCAGCTGGGGCAGGTGTTTGGCACCGCGCAGTCCCGGCTGGACGCAGCCGCGCTCCTTTTCGATGCCGTGCGTTACGGCGAGCAGGGGGCAACGGCTCCGGACTATGAGTCCGTCCGCAGGCTCGATGCAGACCTCCTTGACATGAAGCCTGACTTCGCCGGACAGGCCCACGCAGGTTTCGCGGTGCCGCGATGA